A region of the Prochlorococcus marinus CUG1438 genome:
GATTAATATTTTAGGGTTTTCAAGTTCACAAACTTGTCTTTCTTGGTCTGTTACAAAATATGGAGAACTATATCCTCTATCAAAAGACATTCCTTCAGTTATATCTAATTCTGTTTCTAGTGATTGAGATTCTTCAACAGTTATTACACCATCAGAAGTAACAATATCCATTGCTTTCGAAATTATAGATCCAATTTCTTCATCACCTCCAGCACTAACTGTTGCAACTTTTTGAATATCAGAACCACTTAATGAAATACTTTTGGAGCTTAATTTTTCTAAAACAAAAGCTAGGCCTACCTCCATTCCTTTTTTTAACTCCATAGGACTGGCACCAGAAGCAATATTTTTTAATCCCTCCTGAACCATCTTCTGAGTCAAAATAGTTGCTGTTGTTGTTCCATCACCAGCACTCTCTTTTGTCTTGGCCGCAACTTGTTCTATTAATTTCGCTCCTAAATTAGCAATAGGGTTTTCAATCTCAATCTCTTTGGCAACAGTGGATCCATCTCTTACTATATCTGGCGAACCAAATTTTCTCTCTATTACTACATTTTTTGCCTTCGGGCCAATAGTAACTTTTACTGCGTTAGCTACGAAATTTACACCTTTTTCTAGCGCCTCTCTTGATTCATTAGAAAAGCTCAACTGTTTTGCCATGTTTACTGGATCTTTTGTATTTATTCTAATCTCCCATAGAATCTTTTTTAAGGGATATTTAATTAAGTGGGGAAAGCCGAATTTCTTTTAATGAGACATACAAATTAATTCAAATAAGGGTATCTTTAGGATATGGATGAAACAAATAATCTTATTTTTACTCTTACCGCAATTCTCGCGATTGCTATGACACTGATATATTTTCCTTTAAGATTTTTCTTGACTTTAACTGCTAGAAGTAGACGACTAAAACTTTTACAAAAAATTAGAAGGTTAAGAGATGAATTGGGTCAGCCTTATGAAAGTACATAATTAAATGCTCATACCCCCGTCAATACTAATTGTTTGTCCTGTAATGTAACTTCCTGCATCATTTGAAACTAAGAACGATACTAAGTTTGCAATTTGAGAACAACTGCCTAATTTCCCTAGAGGAATAACTTTAAGAATATCTTCAGTATTAAGTTTTTCAGTCATTTCTGTTTCTATAAAGCCTGGAGCTATTGCATTTACGTTTATACCTCTTGAAGCAAATTCTTTAGCGCAAGTTTTAGTGAATCCAATAACTCCAGCTTTGGCGGCAGAATAATTTGCTTGACCGGGATTACCAATTAATCCAACAACAGATGAAATATTTACGATACTACCACTCCTTTTTTTCATCATAAATTTTGAAGCATATTTCGTACAAAGAAAAACTCCTTTTAAGTTTGTATTTAGTACGTCATCCCATTGTTCCGATTTCATTCTCATCAATAGTCCATCTCTAGTAATGCCAGCATTGTTAATGAGGATATCAATGGTGCCATTGATTTTGATTATTTCTTCAAAAGCTGAACTAACAGAATCCTCTTTTGAAACATCAAATTTTAATTTATGAGCTTTACCTCCCGAATTTTTTATTGAATTTACAACTGCTTCAGCTTTTTCATCAGAAGAAGAGTAATTAATAAAAACTTCTGCTCCTAAGCGGCTTAGTTCTAAAGCAATTTCTTTACCAATTCCTCTGCTAGCTCCAGTGATTAAAGCAACTTTGCCTGATAATGAATCTGTATTGGACATTATGAAATTTTATAATTTTCAATCGTAGTACTATTTGTGTAAAGATATTGCTTTTATTTATAATTGTCTAGAAAATATTAAGACCTTCTATTGTGCACTTTTTAATACCAGCTGCAGGAAGTGGTAGCAGAATGAAAGCTGGAAAAAATAAATTACTTATTGATTTAGAAGGAGAGTCCTTGATTTATTGGACACTTAAATCTGTATTTTCTGCAAGCTCAACAAATTGGGTTGGAATAATTGGTCAACCGAAAGATAAAGATTTATTATTAGATTCGGCAAAGCATCTTGCCCATAAGGTTCATTGGATTAATGGTGGTGACACCAGACAACAGTCAGTTTTTAATGGTCTAAAAGCGCTACCAAAAGATGCTGAAAAAGTTTTAATACATGATGGTGCGAGATGTCTAATTAATCCTGAATTGATAGACCTTTGTGCCAAGCAATTAGATGAAAATGAAGCTGTTATTTTGGCTACTAAGGTAACTGATACAATAAAGATTGTTGATAATGAAGGTTTTATTAAAGAAACACCAGATAGAAATTATTTATGGGCAGCGCAAACTCCTCAAGGCTTTTTAGTAGATAGATTAAAAAAAGCTCATAAGATGGCAATAGATAAAAACTGGAAAGTTACAGATGATGCCTCACTATTTGAAATGCTTAATTGGAAAGTGAAGATTATTGAAGGAACTTATTCAAATATAAAAATTACATCCCCCATAGATTTGAAAATAGCAAAACTTTTTGTGAAGAACCCCTAGTTAAAAAGGTTTATCGATACTAAGAATGCCATCATCACCATTTAAGGTTGCTTCGTATCCTAAAGGAATGCAAGCATTTCCCGATATGTGGCCTATTGGGAGGTCAAAAAGAATAGGAAAATCAAACTCTTGGAGTCTTTCAATAATGCAGTTTTTTAGTAAATCATTCCATTCAAGATCGCAGGAATCATTAGAAAAACTTCCGAATCCAATACCAGCAATTTCAGAAAGTGTTTTAGTCATTCTGAGGTAAGTCAACATACGATCAATTTTATAAATATCTTCATTAATATCTTCAAAAATTATTATTTTTCCTTTGCAATCTGGAAAGTGATTAGTACCAATTAAAAAAGTAGCAATAGTTAAGTTAGAAACGATAATTTGTCCTTTAGCTTTTCCAGCTCTTAAAGGAATTCCTCTTATGTCCTCAACATATCCTTCAAAAAGTAAATTTCTTAATCTCTCAAGGCTCCACTCTGGCTCTTTGAAAAGGCCAGTAACCATTGGGCCATGAATAGAACCTTTAAATCCTTGAGAATATTTAGATAGTAATAAAGAGCATGTATCTGAGAATCCAAGCATTAAACCATTCTGCCAAGAAGGTTCTTTTTCTAAAAGTCTTGCTGAACCCCAGCCTCCTTTTGCAAAAATGATTAGCTTACTATTTTGTGCTTTTTCCAGTTCTTCAAATCTAGTTAGATCATTACCTGCAAAATAACCAAATTTTTTTGATAGAGAATTATTTTCATTAATTTCCAAACCCCATTTTTTTAAGATTTCTATGCCTTTTTGAAAATTTTCGTCTTCATCAATAAAGGATCCTGGAGCTAAGATGTCTATTAGATCACCTTTTTTTAATCTAAAAACCATATTTAGAATTTATGAGGCAATAATGATTCCTAATAAAAGGAATCCTCCATAAATTGATTGGTTTTTGAAGTGATTCCCAATATTTTTTATTGATTGCTTTTCCTCAGGAAATACTTTTAGTATATCTCTCTGCATTAAGATTGAGGTTATAAGCCAAATTGGCCAAAAAATAAAATCCATTTGATTAATCAATCCGCATAATGCGAGAAAACAAGAAGTTAAAAAATAACAAATTTGAATAATTATTCTTGTATTGTTCTGGAGGGTAACAGCGGAACTATTTATTCCAATTTCGATATCATATTTTTTATCTGCTAAAGCATAAATCGTGTCAAAGCCAAAAGTCCAAAAAATGGTAGCTAGCCAGCAAAATAATAAAACAATACTATTTAAATTGCCTTCATTTGCGGCCCACGGAATTAAGACAGCAAAACCCCAGCATATCGATAAAATTAATTGAGGATATTTAAACCATCTTTTAGCAGAAGGATAAATTAAAATAATAGGTAAAGCTAAAAAAGCAAGTGAAATGCTAAGGATTCTTCCAGGCTGAGGTAGTGACAAAGTTAAAAAGAAGCTACCTAAAATTAAAAAGAAAAGAATTGAATAAGCTGTTTTAAGATCGATTTTATTTGCAGCTAAAGGCCTATTTTTTGTCCTAATAACTCTTTGATCAATTTTTTTGTCCCAAATATCATTAACCACGCAGCCTAATCCACTTACTAATATTCCCCCCAGTATTATTCTTAGCAACATTAAAAATGTTGGATTAGCATCTGGAGTTAAATATAAACTCCATCCAGCAGGAATAAGTAAGATCATTCTTCCAGTCGGCTTATTCCACCTTAATAATTCAAAAAAAGTACTTAATTTAATTTGTCGATTTTTATTTTGCATATTACCTATTGTATATTTCATAACTTTAAATAATCTTACTAGGATTAAATGATTTCTATTATTTAATAATCAATCTTGGCTATATTTATTAATGGACTAAAGATATCTGCATCTTATAAAAAGACATGATACAGAAACAAGATTTAAGATATTTTCAAGAAAAGCAAATTTTAGTAGCTTCTATAGATATTGGAACTAACTCTACACATCTCTTGGTAGCAGAAATTAATCTAGAATTAAAATCATTTTCGATAAAATTCACTGATAAATCAACCACTCGTCTTGGAGAAAGAGATGAGGAGGGTAATCTTACTGCAGAATCAATCCAAAGAGCATTAGTTACTCTTAAGCGATTTAAGGAATATTGTAAAAGTAATGGAGTAAAACAAATAGTAACAGCAGCAACAAGTGCAGTTAGAGAAGCTCCAAACGGTCAAGATTTTATTAGAAGAGTTCTTGATGAAACTGATATTCAAATAGAAATGATAAGTGGTTCTGAGGAAGCCAGATTAATTTACCTTGGTGTTCTTTCTGGTATGGCTTTTGAAGATCAGTCTTTTGTAATCATAGATATTGGAGGAGGATCTACAGAATTAATACTTGCTGATAAAAAAGATGCTATAGCTCTTACCAGTTCGAGAATTGGTGCGGTAAGACTTAAAAATGATTTTTTAAATAAAGAGTCTATAAATTCAGAAAGATCGAGTTTTATTACAACTTTTATTAAAGGATCTTTAGAACCATCTGTTCGAAAAATAAAGAGTAGATCTAAGGGAGATAAGACTTTATCTATGATTGCAACCAGTGGCACTGCAACCTCATTAGGAAATTTGATTTCAGATGATTTGGGAGAATCTAAACAAAAGTTGCATGGTTATAAATTTAAAAGGGAAAATTTACAAAGTGTATTAGAAAAACTAATTAAATTGCCAGTTTCGGAAATCAAGAAAATACCTTCATTAAGTGAGAGAAGAGCAGAAATAATTGTTCCAGGAGCATTGATATTAAATACAGCAATGGAGATGTTGAACTTTAATGAATTAACAATAAGTGAGAGGGCGCTTAGAGAGGGTTTAGTTGTTGATTGGATGCTTCGTAAAGGGATAATAAAAAACGAGTTAAATATTCAAAGCAATATTAGAAAAACAACCATAGTTCATCAGGCCAGAAAGTTTGGTGTAGATAGTACAAGAG
Encoded here:
- the fabG gene encoding 3-oxoacyl-[acyl-carrier-protein] reductase; protein product: MSNTDSLSGKVALITGASRGIGKEIALELSRLGAEVFINYSSSDEKAEAVVNSIKNSGGKAHKLKFDVSKEDSVSSAFEEIIKINGTIDILINNAGITRDGLLMRMKSEQWDDVLNTNLKGVFLCTKYASKFMMKKRSGSIVNISSVVGLIGNPGQANYSAAKAGVIGFTKTCAKEFASRGINVNAIAPGFIETEMTEKLNTEDILKVIPLGKLGSCSQIANLVSFLVSNDAGSYITGQTISIDGGMSI
- a CDS encoding 2-C-methyl-D-erythritol 4-phosphate cytidylyltransferase; its protein translation is MHFLIPAAGSGSRMKAGKNKLLIDLEGESLIYWTLKSVFSASSTNWVGIIGQPKDKDLLLDSAKHLAHKVHWINGGDTRQQSVFNGLKALPKDAEKVLIHDGARCLINPELIDLCAKQLDENEAVILATKVTDTIKIVDNEGFIKETPDRNYLWAAQTPQGFLVDRLKKAHKMAIDKNWKVTDDASLFEMLNWKVKIIEGTYSNIKITSPIDLKIAKLFVKNP
- a CDS encoding LD-carboxypeptidase — its product is MVFRLKKGDLIDILAPGSFIDEDENFQKGIEILKKWGLEINENNSLSKKFGYFAGNDLTRFEELEKAQNSKLIIFAKGGWGSARLLEKEPSWQNGLMLGFSDTCSLLLSKYSQGFKGSIHGPMVTGLFKEPEWSLERLRNLLFEGYVEDIRGIPLRAGKAKGQIIVSNLTIATFLIGTNHFPDCKGKIIIFEDINEDIYKIDRMLTYLRMTKTLSEIAGIGFGSFSNDSCDLEWNDLLKNCIIERLQEFDFPILFDLPIGHISGNACIPLGYEATLNGDDGILSIDKPF
- a CDS encoding 4-hydroxybenzoate polyprenyltransferase; protein product: MQNKNRQIKLSTFFELLRWNKPTGRMILLIPAGWSLYLTPDANPTFLMLLRIILGGILVSGLGCVVNDIWDKKIDQRVIRTKNRPLAANKIDLKTAYSILFFLILGSFFLTLSLPQPGRILSISLAFLALPIILIYPSAKRWFKYPQLILSICWGFAVLIPWAANEGNLNSIVLLFCWLATIFWTFGFDTIYALADKKYDIEIGINSSAVTLQNNTRIIIQICYFLTSCFLALCGLINQMDFIFWPIWLITSILMQRDILKVFPEEKQSIKNIGNHFKNQSIYGGFLLLGIIIAS
- a CDS encoding Ppx/GppA family phosphatase, yielding MIQKQDLRYFQEKQILVASIDIGTNSTHLLVAEINLELKSFSIKFTDKSTTRLGERDEEGNLTAESIQRALVTLKRFKEYCKSNGVKQIVTAATSAVREAPNGQDFIRRVLDETDIQIEMISGSEEARLIYLGVLSGMAFEDQSFVIIDIGGGSTELILADKKDAIALTSSRIGAVRLKNDFLNKESINSERSSFITTFIKGSLEPSVRKIKSRSKGDKTLSMIATSGTATSLGNLISDDLGESKQKLHGYKFKRENLQSVLEKLIKLPVSEIKKIPSLSERRAEIIVPGALILNTAMEMLNFNELTISERALREGLVVDWMLRKGIIKNELNIQSNIRKTTIVHQARKFGVDSTRAEKVIDIACQIYDQTKNIFHSDNDPKAKELLWAASNLYNCGKYVNVGSYHKHSWYLIKNCELLGYSEAETNIIASIARYHRKTLPKKRHESWQNLISKEDKTLVLEMSLILRLAASLDQRPDKVISSVQIKLQGNILTFELLPLNRNHDLLLEKWNLGLCRDVIKELKNLDLKVI